One window from the genome of Oceanisphaera sp. IT1-181 encodes:
- a CDS encoding DUF3108 domain-containing protein: MTKHLLWLLAAVFASSSAFAQDIDHLSAEYSVILNGDKTRGVNTLKIDRNNDRYNVHFSLAHWLLDVDQKASFTWKNCNAIPQTFSYKTKYLGTRNEDRLVFDQKTKMVLFQNKDGDKLVPIKEGAFDPVSFFFEARCDLMAGKTTLTYPVARDGEIKMTTFKVVGKEIVNTGIGPYESLIVERDRGNSKRKTRFWVAPKLDYQLVQISHDENRQLSVTVTLSKLSYTLVK; encoded by the coding sequence ATGACCAAACACCTTTTATGGTTACTGGCTGCAGTGTTCGCCAGTAGCTCTGCCTTCGCACAAGATATTGATCATTTAAGCGCCGAATACAGCGTGATACTCAACGGCGATAAGACTCGTGGCGTGAATACCTTAAAAATAGATCGCAATAACGACCGTTATAACGTGCACTTTTCACTGGCCCACTGGTTGTTAGATGTAGATCAAAAAGCCAGTTTTACCTGGAAAAACTGTAACGCTATCCCGCAAACCTTTAGCTACAAGACCAAGTACTTAGGCACGCGCAATGAAGACCGTTTGGTATTTGATCAAAAGACTAAGATGGTGCTGTTTCAGAATAAAGATGGCGATAAGTTAGTCCCCATCAAAGAGGGAGCCTTCGATCCGGTCAGTTTTTTCTTTGAGGCGCGCTGCGACTTAATGGCCGGTAAAACCACGCTTACTTATCCGGTGGCGCGCGACGGCGAAATTAAAATGACCACCTTTAAGGTGGTAGGCAAAGAAATAGTTAACACCGGCATTGGCCCCTACGAAAGTTTGATCGTAGAGCGCGATCGCGGTAACAGTAAGCGCAAAACCCGCTTTTGGGTGGCGCCAAAACTGGATTATCAACTGGTGCAAATCAGTCACGATGAAAACCGCCAGCTTTCGGTTACCGTGACCTTGAGTAAGCTCAGCTATACCCTAGTAAAATAA
- a CDS encoding ChaN family lipoprotein, whose product MRLLFCRLCPALLCLLIMGCQVSEPLLSPSLELSRNLEASKKLEPASALTTLYDYQLSDTNKQPLTPAQAAAQLADFDVIMVGELHGHQGIHRFQADLFAHLLQQHRPWVLAMEQFSRDHQAELDRYLAGELGEDAFIKQAQAWPSYKSDYRALLTLAKNNRAKNVPATVIAANAPRSIVRCIGKFGPEYLKTLPASDRGWVAEQLTLSDDDYKARFMANRHHGQAPSEQQFAAQTSWDDTMAESIADYLAQQPSHGVMLTVGRFHIAEGLGTVARLQQRNPKLKIALIYPVTADEAAPEALSARSDAPPIMWTVKVAALPPTRLEGEPLPAFSLGEPDCPFMNK is encoded by the coding sequence ATGCGCCTTTTATTTTGCAGGCTTTGCCCAGCACTGCTCTGCCTATTGATCATGGGCTGCCAAGTGAGTGAGCCATTATTATCACCAAGCCTTGAGCTATCACGAAATCTTGAGGCATCAAAAAAGCTTGAGCCAGCTTCAGCTCTCACCACGCTCTATGATTATCAACTATCTGACACTAACAAGCAGCCGCTAACGCCTGCCCAAGCCGCGGCACAATTAGCGGACTTTGATGTGATTATGGTGGGCGAATTACACGGTCATCAAGGCATTCATCGTTTTCAAGCAGACTTATTCGCTCATTTGCTTCAGCAACACCGCCCTTGGGTCTTGGCCATGGAGCAGTTTAGTCGCGATCATCAAGCAGAGTTAGACAGGTATTTAGCCGGCGAGCTGGGCGAAGACGCCTTTATTAAACAAGCACAAGCTTGGCCCAGCTATAAAAGTGACTATCGCGCCCTGCTCACGCTGGCAAAAAATAACCGAGCGAAAAACGTGCCTGCAACCGTGATCGCCGCCAATGCGCCGCGAAGCATAGTGCGCTGCATCGGCAAATTTGGGCCTGAGTATTTAAAGACATTGCCTGCAAGCGATCGTGGCTGGGTAGCCGAGCAGCTGACCTTGAGTGATGATGATTATAAGGCGCGTTTTATGGCCAACCGCCATCATGGTCAAGCGCCGAGTGAACAGCAATTTGCCGCACAAACCAGCTGGGACGACACCATGGCCGAAAGCATTGCTGACTATTTAGCGCAACAGCCCAGCCACGGCGTTATGCTCACCGTCGGCCGTTTTCATATTGCCGAAGGGTTAGGCACGGTCGCGCGCCTGCAACAACGAAACCCTAAGCTTAAAATAGCGCTGATATATCCGGTCACGGCGGATGAAGCAGCGCCCGAGGCTCTCAGCGCACGTTCGGACGCACCGCCAATAATGTGGACAGTCAAGGTGGCTGCTCTGCCGCCCACGCGTCTTGAGGGCGAGCCACTGCCAGCCTTTAGCTTAGGCGAGCCGGATTGCCCCTTTATGAATAAATAA
- a CDS encoding glycerophosphodiester phosphodiesterase family protein: MIICGHRGLASVAPENTLAGLMAAHAAGLDWVEIDVQLSQDKQVVLFHDEQLSRCTDGQGTLRQHTWPQLKTLDAGRWFNDDFANERMCLLSDYLRQACELNIKVNIELKLYPKDCVLELCQQVSQVLEALFSQGRITADQLLFSSFEPAALSQMQQLVPEVPRALLVERIPVDWLAQLQQLDCEALHCQHNALMPTLALAIIDAGYRVSCYTVNKQSRANQLASLGVHMIFSDKSLKQAPS; this comes from the coding sequence ATGATCATCTGCGGCCATCGCGGCCTAGCCAGTGTGGCACCGGAAAATACCCTCGCTGGACTCATGGCTGCCCATGCAGCGGGTCTAGACTGGGTCGAGATCGACGTACAACTCAGCCAAGATAAACAAGTGGTGCTGTTTCATGACGAGCAGCTGTCTCGTTGCACCGATGGCCAAGGCACTTTGCGCCAGCATACCTGGCCCCAGCTTAAAACATTAGATGCGGGCCGCTGGTTTAACGATGATTTTGCCAATGAGCGCATGTGTTTATTAAGCGATTATTTAAGGCAAGCCTGCGAGCTCAATATTAAGGTTAACATTGAACTTAAGCTGTATCCCAAAGACTGCGTGCTTGAGTTATGCCAGCAAGTGAGCCAGGTGCTAGAGGCATTATTTAGCCAAGGTAGGATCACCGCCGATCAACTGCTGTTTTCCAGTTTTGAGCCCGCCGCTCTTAGTCAGATGCAACAACTGGTTCCTGAGGTGCCACGCGCCTTACTGGTAGAGCGCATTCCTGTTGATTGGTTGGCGCAATTACAGCAATTAGACTGCGAGGCTCTGCACTGCCAGCACAACGCATTAATGCCAACCCTGGCCCTAGCCATTATCGACGCCGGCTATCGGGTGAGCTGCTATACGGTAAATAAACAAAGCCGCGCCAACCAACTGGCCAGCTTAGGTGTGCATATGATTTTTAGTGATAAGTCGTTGAAACAAGCGCCAAGCTAA
- a CDS encoding 3-phenylpropionate MFS transporter, which produces MTLRPLACSPPTWLAAIFALFYFSYGIYLPYWSLWLDSVGVSAHQIGFLLGLSMLARTLGNLLVMNQVRSAAQLLPMLRLLAWLSMLGFLGFYGAQSGLALLLLMLLVNFFYPTLLPLNDTLASRYIVQVQLDYGKARLWGSVAFILANILVGQVSERFGVHWVLHLLVLALLGLGLMSLVPVTPKPQPLADEPAGERLLAVWRRPGIKRFLLIVALLQGSHAFYYGFSALYWQQQGYATSTIGYLWGLGVLAEIVVLALNRRWFARLSARHLLALGAACALVRWSMLGATTELGWLIVAQLLHAGSFCLSHLGAIRYISCDLAPQVAPSAQALYAALAMGLMVALLFALSGQLYPVLAGQVFWLMAALVLPVFWLLRRPLMAVPSCTR; this is translated from the coding sequence ATGACGCTGCGCCCTTTAGCTTGCTCGCCACCCACTTGGCTGGCCGCTATTTTTGCTCTTTTTTATTTTAGTTACGGCATTTACCTGCCGTATTGGTCTTTGTGGTTAGACAGTGTGGGCGTGTCGGCACATCAGATAGGTTTTTTGCTGGGTCTAAGTATGCTGGCACGTACCTTGGGTAATCTGTTGGTGATGAACCAAGTACGCTCGGCTGCGCAATTATTACCTATGCTGCGCCTGTTAGCTTGGTTAAGTATGTTGGGATTTTTAGGCTTTTATGGGGCACAAAGCGGGCTGGCTTTGCTATTACTCATGCTGTTGGTTAACTTTTTTTATCCGACCTTGCTCCCGCTAAACGATACCTTGGCCAGCCGTTATATCGTGCAAGTGCAGCTAGATTACGGCAAGGCTCGGCTGTGGGGATCTGTGGCCTTTATTTTGGCTAATATTTTGGTCGGTCAAGTGAGTGAGCGCTTTGGTGTGCATTGGGTGCTGCACTTATTAGTGCTGGCGCTGCTGGGGTTAGGCTTAATGAGCTTAGTGCCGGTCACACCTAAGCCGCAGCCGCTTGCTGATGAGCCAGCAGGGGAGCGCTTGCTTGCGGTGTGGCGTAGGCCCGGCATAAAGCGCTTTTTACTGATCGTGGCCTTACTACAAGGCAGTCATGCTTTTTACTATGGTTTTAGCGCCCTGTATTGGCAGCAGCAAGGTTACGCCACCAGTACTATCGGCTATTTGTGGGGCTTAGGCGTACTCGCTGAAATTGTGGTGTTGGCGCTCAATCGTCGCTGGTTTGCACGCTTGAGCGCTCGCCATCTATTAGCCTTAGGTGCGGCGTGTGCCTTGGTGCGCTGGAGTATGCTGGGCGCAACCACAGAGTTGGGCTGGTTAATCGTGGCGCAACTGCTGCATGCGGGCAGTTTTTGTTTGAGTCATTTAGGCGCCATCCGTTATATCAGTTGTGATTTAGCACCCCAAGTGGCACCCAGTGCGCAGGCCTTATATGCAGCCTTGGCTATGGGCTTGATGGTGGCGCTCTTGTTTGCGTTATCGGGTCAATTGTACCCTGTGCTGGCGGGGCAGGTTTTTTGGTTAATGGCGGCGCTGGTATTACCGGTGTTTTGGTTATTGCGTAGGCCATTAATGGCAGTGCCGAGCTGTACGCGATAA
- a CDS encoding response regulator transcription factor, producing the protein MDTGYRIIIADDHPLFRNALHLAVSQAVPDVQLQEVDCIEQLMQLLAEQGEVDLLLLDLKMPGASGFSALATLRHLYPDLPVVMVSATEEPAVVQQAMHFGAMGFIPKSTPLPDLVAALHAILAGDTWFPAGVSLSAAPADNIAERLASLTPQQFKVLTMLSEGKLNKQIAFELSVSEATVKAHVTAIFRKLNVQNRTQAVIALSQTGE; encoded by the coding sequence ATGGATACAGGCTATCGCATTATCATTGCCGATGATCACCCCTTGTTTCGTAATGCGCTGCACTTAGCGGTCAGCCAAGCCGTCCCCGATGTCCAATTACAAGAAGTGGACTGCATCGAACAGTTAATGCAGCTATTAGCAGAGCAAGGTGAGGTAGATTTATTATTGCTGGACTTGAAGATGCCGGGCGCCAGCGGCTTTTCTGCATTGGCAACCTTACGCCACCTTTATCCGGATCTACCGGTGGTCATGGTCTCGGCCACGGAAGAACCCGCCGTGGTCCAGCAAGCCATGCACTTTGGCGCCATGGGCTTTATTCCTAAATCGACGCCGCTGCCCGATTTGGTGGCCGCCCTGCACGCTATTTTAGCGGGGGATACCTGGTTTCCTGCCGGCGTGAGCCTGTCGGCCGCGCCCGCCGATAATATTGCCGAGCGTTTAGCCAGTCTCACGCCCCAGCAATTTAAGGTGCTCACCATGTTGTCTGAGGGCAAGTTAAATAAGCAAATTGCCTTCGAGCTCAGCGTCTCCGAAGCCACCGTTAAAGCCCACGTCACCGCCATTTTTCGCAAACTCAATGTCCAAAATCGTACCCAAGCGGTGATAGCACTGTCGCAAACCGGTGAATAG
- a CDS encoding GGDEF domain-containing protein, translated as MMLPNTPRRLSLDPYSLLASLLLLLTLLLASWFVSRHWLGLRIEQQLQELTVQSHDVINAANKELVQGSAHITSITHTLAGMSSMQRFLLTPRGRPNLQTDLDEFHQRFQLIGVWLLDKKGKTLLQSAGSTPLNQQQSTQVTQVRASPHLVFDLELQQAKNYYAHSITPNGNLTLLVGNTIAAISHNANRINLLVSGSSNLILLSDDSRWLGYKIPEGGIDPEMTGDSLALPLHTNLVQPEILLLGDDQAPVLFVSQTSTKKGVQIHVLADASQIYYQASVKNKLAAVMAFTITGSVWGGLLSWLTFRRGRQHQQLMDSAHQELLRLNSQLTHLATTDPLTQSPNRRAADTRLRHELAKLQRYQHPFCVVMLDIDFFKLINDEHGHDVGDQVLCHFAVTGRETIRTTDVLARIGGEEFLLILPETNQEQGLLLAQRLLDTMAASPLYLKDKTIKFTFSGGLAEAQSTDDIHQLLLRADDSLYVAKSQGRCRIIGDQPVEEKQALLG; from the coding sequence ATGATGCTGCCTAATACACCCCGCCGACTATCATTGGACCCTTATTCTTTGCTGGCCAGTTTGCTGTTGCTGCTTACGCTGCTATTAGCGAGCTGGTTTGTGAGCCGCCATTGGCTGGGTTTGCGCATTGAGCAACAGTTACAAGAGCTGACTGTGCAAAGCCATGACGTCATTAATGCCGCCAACAAAGAGCTCGTACAAGGCAGCGCGCACATTACCTCCATTACTCACACCTTGGCGGGCATGTCTAGCATGCAGCGCTTTCTGCTCACTCCCAGGGGTAGACCCAACTTACAAACTGATTTGGATGAGTTTCACCAGCGCTTTCAACTAATCGGCGTCTGGCTACTGGATAAGAAAGGCAAAACCCTGCTGCAAAGTGCCGGCTCTACTCCCCTAAATCAACAGCAAAGCACACAAGTGACACAAGTCAGGGCTTCGCCACACTTGGTGTTTGATCTAGAGCTCCAACAAGCTAAAAACTATTATGCCCACTCTATAACCCCTAATGGCAACCTGACCCTATTGGTGGGCAATACCATTGCTGCTATCAGCCATAACGCCAATCGCATTAACTTATTAGTAAGTGGCTCCAGCAACCTTATCTTGCTCTCGGATGATAGCCGATGGTTGGGGTATAAGATTCCGGAGGGGGGCATAGATCCAGAGATGACGGGCGATAGCCTCGCCCTCCCCTTGCACACCAATCTCGTGCAGCCGGAAATTTTACTGCTTGGTGACGACCAAGCTCCGGTGCTGTTTGTTAGCCAAACGAGTACTAAAAAGGGGGTGCAGATTCACGTATTAGCCGATGCCAGCCAAATTTATTATCAGGCCAGTGTGAAAAATAAGCTCGCCGCCGTGATGGCGTTTACCATTACCGGTTCGGTGTGGGGAGGATTATTAAGCTGGCTAACGTTTAGGCGCGGTCGCCAACATCAGCAACTGATGGACTCAGCCCATCAAGAGCTACTGCGCTTAAACAGCCAACTTACTCACCTAGCCACCACAGATCCGCTCACCCAGAGCCCTAACCGGCGCGCCGCCGATACCCGATTACGCCACGAGTTAGCGAAGCTGCAGCGTTATCAACACCCCTTTTGTGTGGTGATGCTAGACATAGATTTTTTTAAACTCATTAATGACGAACATGGCCATGATGTGGGTGACCAAGTCTTGTGTCATTTTGCCGTAACGGGCCGTGAAACCATACGGACCACGGATGTTTTGGCGCGGATCGGCGGAGAAGAGTTTTTACTGATCTTGCCTGAGACAAACCAAGAGCAAGGGCTGTTGCTGGCTCAGCGACTGCTGGATACCATGGCTGCTAGCCCTTTATATCTCAAGGATAAAACCATCAAGTTTACCTTTAGCGGTGGCTTGGCTGAGGCGCAAAGTACCGACGATATCCACCAGCTATTGCTGCGGGCAGATGACTCACTTTATGTAGCCAAAAGTCAAGGTCGGTGTCGTATTATTGGCGATCAGCCGGTAGAGGAAAAACAAGCGTTACTGGGCTAG
- a CDS encoding NahK/ErcS family hybrid sensor histidine kinase/response regulator, producing the protein MQGWTVINIALAYLAVLFLCAWLGDKAKVGHQGGRLRPLLYSLSLAVYCSSWSFFGTVGQASTDNWSYFSIYLGPIIMFTLAGPFIARLIDVAKREHITSIADFIAARYGKSQRLAVYVTLIAIVGVLPYIALQLKAIVMGLHLVAPDVVGADGQNASQVALMVTILFSVFILLFGTRHIDATEHQRGVMVAIAVESVVKLVAFIMVGGFALWLIIMYPNQERVMVTERFINSFTQVSGANLLDMGVYTLLSMSAVLCLPRQFHVTVVESHGPADLHWARRLFPVYLLLMGLFVLPLALAGQQWLPMAASPDTYVISLPLAQGQPGLAVLAFIGGASAATGMMIISIIALAIMVSNDLVLPMILRRRQMQGADFNDVAQLLLKVRRAAIVAIMATAWLVFLWLGDIDSLSRIGYLSFAAIAQFIPALVLGLFWRGGNRRGAYWGLSLGMLMWLLNLMAETGLFAGDANSNVLLWLLTPPNWGAVADMSPVTWGIFLSLLFNLIAYVLGSWWSMSTVSERLQAAAFVGRQQKDHGGVYRAKVSVQELEQLASRFVGAARVSRAFSRYAGEQGTLDGSMQAPPSLIRHTERVLAGVFGASSARLVLASALQGRSMELDELATIVDEAGDVFRFNRGLLQGAIEHIGQGISVVDKGLNLVAWNRRYIELFGYPVDLIQVGRPISDIIRFNAERGLCGVGSVANHVARRLRHMQAGTPHVSSRTRPDGRVIEMQGNPMPGGGFVMTFNDITTFRQAEQLLKDINVQLEARVAERTQELSTVNQQLLVATVEAEKLSASKSRFLAAVSHDLMQPLNAAKLFASSWLETSPDDESRRLAGHIDRSLVAAEDLIGDLLDMSRLESGKLTAKPVDFALDELFDTLKAEFDVLVEQDGGRFSVVNSRLGVHSDPRLLRRILQNFLTNALRYNSGGRVLLGARHQGDSLCLEVWDNGPGIAEDKQRLIFDEFMRLEHGQRQHQQGLGLGLAIAQGLARMLDHRLAVRSIEGKGSVFSVTVPRAVAGRGKSASLADNAVISNAPNVNNSQLVGLKVLCIDNDGDILTAMASLLGHWGCDVRVALTAQAAEQHYQDGFMPEIILSDYHLDEGETGIDVVSQLHLKYGTVPTVVISADRQPELQARLQQLKLSYLSKPVKPMKLRALLQHLV; encoded by the coding sequence ATGCAGGGCTGGACCGTCATTAATATCGCACTGGCTTATTTAGCGGTGCTATTTCTCTGCGCTTGGCTGGGTGACAAGGCCAAGGTGGGTCATCAAGGCGGCCGACTGCGGCCCTTGTTATATAGCTTGTCGCTGGCGGTGTATTGCTCGTCGTGGAGCTTTTTTGGCACTGTGGGTCAGGCCAGTACCGATAATTGGTCTTACTTTTCGATTTATCTGGGCCCCATCATTATGTTTACCTTGGCTGGGCCTTTTATTGCCCGGCTGATTGATGTGGCCAAGCGTGAGCACATTACCTCGATTGCGGACTTTATTGCCGCCCGTTATGGCAAATCCCAACGCTTAGCCGTGTACGTTACTCTGATCGCCATCGTCGGCGTTTTGCCTTATATCGCCTTACAGCTCAAAGCCATCGTGATGGGGCTGCATTTAGTGGCGCCCGACGTGGTGGGCGCTGATGGCCAAAATGCCAGCCAAGTGGCCTTAATGGTCACCATATTATTCAGTGTGTTTATTCTGCTGTTTGGCACCCGTCATATTGATGCCACCGAGCACCAGCGCGGCGTTATGGTGGCGATTGCGGTGGAGTCAGTGGTTAAGTTAGTGGCCTTTATTATGGTGGGCGGCTTCGCGCTCTGGCTGATCATCATGTATCCCAATCAAGAACGGGTAATGGTAACCGAGCGCTTTATTAACAGCTTTACGCAGGTCAGCGGCGCTAATCTGCTGGATATGGGCGTGTATACCTTGTTGTCCATGAGTGCAGTGCTCTGCCTGCCGCGCCAGTTTCACGTGACCGTCGTTGAAAGCCACGGCCCTGCGGATTTGCATTGGGCGCGGCGGTTATTTCCGGTGTACTTATTATTGATGGGGCTGTTTGTGCTGCCGCTGGCGCTGGCCGGTCAACAATGGCTGCCGATGGCGGCCTCACCGGACACCTATGTGATTAGCCTGCCGCTGGCGCAGGGCCAGCCGGGTTTAGCGGTACTGGCCTTTATTGGTGGTGCCTCAGCGGCCACCGGCATGATGATTATTTCTATTATCGCGCTCGCCATTATGGTCAGTAATGACTTAGTGCTGCCGATGATCTTGCGTCGCCGCCAAATGCAGGGCGCAGACTTTAATGATGTAGCGCAGTTATTACTCAAGGTGCGACGCGCCGCCATTGTCGCCATTATGGCTACCGCTTGGCTGGTATTTTTGTGGCTAGGAGATATCGACAGTTTATCGCGCATTGGATATCTGAGCTTTGCCGCCATTGCCCAGTTTATTCCGGCCTTGGTGTTGGGCTTATTTTGGCGCGGCGGCAACCGGCGCGGCGCCTATTGGGGCTTAAGTCTGGGCATGTTGATGTGGCTATTAAATTTAATGGCCGAAACTGGGCTGTTTGCCGGTGATGCCAACAGCAACGTTTTATTATGGCTATTAACGCCGCCGAACTGGGGCGCGGTAGCGGACATGAGCCCCGTCACCTGGGGCATCTTCTTAAGCTTATTGTTTAACTTAATCGCCTATGTGCTGGGCTCTTGGTGGTCGATGTCTACGGTCAGCGAGCGCTTGCAAGCCGCGGCGTTTGTGGGCCGCCAACAGAAAGATCACGGCGGCGTGTATCGGGCCAAAGTATCGGTACAAGAGCTGGAGCAGTTGGCCTCGCGCTTTGTGGGTGCTGCGCGGGTGAGTCGTGCGTTTTCTCGCTATGCGGGTGAGCAAGGGACGCTCGATGGCAGCATGCAAGCGCCCCCCAGCTTAATTCGCCACACCGAGCGGGTATTGGCCGGCGTGTTTGGTGCCTCGTCCGCGCGCTTGGTGCTGGCCTCGGCTTTGCAAGGTCGCTCCATGGAGTTGGATGAGCTGGCCACCATAGTCGATGAAGCGGGGGATGTATTTCGCTTTAACCGCGGTTTATTACAAGGCGCCATCGAGCACATAGGCCAAGGTATTTCTGTGGTCGATAAAGGGCTTAATTTAGTGGCTTGGAATCGGCGCTACATCGAGCTATTTGGTTACCCGGTGGATTTGATCCAAGTGGGGCGACCCATTAGCGATATTATTCGCTTTAACGCCGAGCGCGGCCTGTGTGGCGTTGGATCCGTCGCTAATCATGTGGCGCGCCGCCTGCGGCATATGCAGGCCGGCACACCCCATGTGTCATCACGCACTCGCCCCGATGGCCGGGTGATTGAGATGCAAGGCAATCCCATGCCGGGCGGCGGTTTCGTGATGACCTTTAATGACATCACCACCTTTCGCCAAGCAGAGCAATTACTGAAAGATATCAATGTGCAGCTGGAAGCACGAGTGGCGGAGCGCACTCAAGAGCTCTCGACCGTGAATCAGCAGTTATTGGTCGCTACGGTTGAGGCGGAAAAACTCAGTGCGTCTAAAAGCCGATTTCTAGCCGCCGTGAGTCATGACCTGATGCAGCCACTTAATGCTGCCAAGTTGTTTGCCTCTTCTTGGTTAGAGACTTCCCCTGATGATGAAAGTCGCCGCTTAGCTGGGCATATCGACCGCTCTTTGGTGGCGGCAGAAGACTTAATTGGCGACTTATTAGATATGTCGCGTTTAGAGTCCGGCAAGCTCACCGCTAAGCCCGTGGACTTTGCCTTAGATGAGCTATTTGACACCCTTAAAGCCGAATTTGATGTGTTGGTTGAACAAGATGGTGGGCGGTTTTCGGTGGTGAACAGCCGGTTGGGCGTACACAGTGATCCGCGGTTACTGCGCCGCATCTTGCAGAATTTTCTCACCAATGCGCTGCGCTATAATTCGGGCGGGCGAGTATTGCTGGGCGCGCGCCATCAAGGCGACAGCTTATGCTTAGAAGTCTGGGATAATGGGCCTGGCATAGCCGAGGATAAACAGCGTTTAATCTTTGATGAGTTTATGCGCTTAGAGCACGGCCAACGCCAACATCAACAAGGCTTAGGGCTAGGTTTGGCCATCGCCCAAGGCTTGGCACGGATGCTTGATCACCGCTTGGCGGTGCGCTCTATCGAGGGCAAAGGCTCGGTATTTAGCGTCACCGTGCCCAGAGCAGTTGCGGGCCGCGGTAAGTCAGCTTCTTTGGCGGACAATGCCGTAATAAGTAATGCGCCTAATGTGAATAACAGCCAATTGGTGGGCTTAAAGGTACTTTGTATCGATAACGATGGGGATATCTTAACCGCCATGGCGAGCCTGCTTGGCCATTGGGGCTGTGACGTGCGCGTAGCACTTACCGCCCAAGCCGCAGAACAACATTATCAAGACGGCTTTATGCCGGAGATTATTTTATCGGATTACCACTTAGACGAGGGTGAAACTGGCATTGATGTGGTCAGCCAATTACACCTGAAATATGGGACTGTGCCCACGGTGGTGATCAGCGCCGACCGCCAGCCCGAGCTGCAAGCGCGACTGCAGCAATTGAAGTTAAGTTACTTAAGCAAACCGGTAAAACCCATGAAACTAAGAGCGCTATTGCAGCATTTGGTTTAA
- a CDS encoding DMT family transporter, whose product MHAYGLLAIAIVAEVLATTALKASMSFTRLGPSIIVVVGYGLAFWLLTLVMRTVPVGLAYAIWSGAGIVLVTLLAAFFYRQLPDTPALIGISLIIAGVLVIQLYSNTGGH is encoded by the coding sequence ATGCATGCTTACGGCTTATTGGCCATCGCCATAGTGGCAGAAGTGCTGGCTACCACGGCCTTAAAAGCTTCCATGAGCTTTACCCGTTTAGGGCCCAGTATCATAGTGGTGGTTGGCTACGGTTTGGCTTTTTGGCTACTCACGCTGGTGATGCGCACCGTACCGGTCGGGTTAGCCTATGCCATTTGGTCTGGCGCGGGCATCGTATTAGTTACGCTACTGGCAGCCTTTTTTTATCGCCAGTTACCCGATACCCCTGCACTGATCGGCATCAGCTTAATTATCGCCGGCGTCTTGGTTATCCAATTGTATTCCAATACGGGTGGTCATTAA